DNA from Paucidesulfovibrio gracilis DSM 16080:
TGCTGTATTACGGCATTGTGCGTATGGGCGTGGCCGAACCGCACCGCGTGCTCTTCCGCGAATTGGAAAACCACCGCGAACGTCTAGCCCGGAGCCGCGACCGTCTGGCCGAGGCCCAACGCGTGGCCGGGGCCGGGAGCTGGGAATGGACCGCGGACACGGGGGAAACGCTCTGGTCCGAGCAAATGTATCACCTGCTGAACAAAGATCCGGACACGTTCCACCCCGACCCGGAAAACCTGCGCCGCCTGTTCGGCGTCAAGGCCTGGGAGACGTACAAACGCCACCTGCTGCAATGCCTGCGGCGGGACGACCAGTGCGAATTCGAGGTCACCCTGCGTCTGCCCGGGGAAGCCGAGGTTCGCCATCTGGAAATCACCTGCCGGGCCACCCGGCGTGCTGACGGCAGACCCGAACGCCTCCTCGGTATGATGCGGGACGTGACCGGGCGACGAAATCTGGAAGCCATGCGAGAGGACGTGGAGCGCATCCTGCATCATGACATCAAATCCCCCATCGCCTCCCTGGTCAGTGCGCTAAAAATGCTCGCCCAGGAACCGGAAATACCGGCAAAGCACCGCAGCATGCTGGAAACCATGGGACAATCGGCGCGGGACGTCCTTCAGCTGGTGCAACGCTCCGTGGCTTTACGCCGCATTGAGGAAGGACAGTTCACCCCGGCGCGGGAGCGGGTCAACGTCATGAGGCTGCTAGGACAGGTGCGGACCCAGACGAAACGGCTTCGAACGCTGCGTTCCGTGTCATTGTCCATCCACATGCATCCGGATGGAGAAAAAAGAAAGCGGCCCGACACCCGAGGCGACGCTCCGCTCCTGCAATCCATGCTGGACAACCTGATCCGCAACGCCGTGGAAGCCGCCCCCCGGGAAAGCACGGTAACAGTGCACGTAGGGAACAGTCACGGCGTGAACATCACCATCCACAACCAGGGAACCGTACCCAAGGCCGTACGCCATCGGTTCTTTGATAAATACGCCACCCATGGAAAAACGGACGGCACCGGGCTGGGTACCTACTCGGCCAAGCTCATTGCCGAAGCCCACGGAGGCAAGATATCCATGCGCACGGGCCAAGAGCACGGCACCATCGTGACCGTTCGGCTCCCTGTGTTCGGCGAGGCGTGACGAGTCAGCAGTTGACCATACTCACGGCCAGTCCGCCCCGCGACGTTTCCTTGTATTTGGTGTTCATGTCCCGGCCCGTTTCGGCCATGGCGTGAATGGCGCGGTCCAAATCCACCACATGATGGGCGGGCAGTTCCGCGGCCGCAATAAGATACGCGTTGTACGCCTTGACCGCGCCCATGGCGTTGCGCTCAATGCAGGGAATCTGCA
Protein-coding regions in this window:
- a CDS encoding sensor histidine kinase, whose protein sequence is MAGLTLLSQYNFLLFHSLSELFSIAIGWAAFGMCWNSRERLQSGYLLILGVALLCVGAIDMVHTVSYKGMGVFPKDDPNLPTQLWIAGRYLKGAAFVLAGLFLNRRIAPFPLLTGFLLVTAGLLGSIFLGWFPDCFIRGSALTQFKIFSEYLVCVLFLISGWLFLRGRRHLDPVLFQVIMAALVLSIAQEMLFTFYVSVYGLSNLLGHLTKVTVFWLLYYGIVRMGVAEPHRVLFRELENHRERLARSRDRLAEAQRVAGAGSWEWTADTGETLWSEQMYHLLNKDPDTFHPDPENLRRLFGVKAWETYKRHLLQCLRRDDQCEFEVTLRLPGEAEVRHLEITCRATRRADGRPERLLGMMRDVTGRRNLEAMREDVERILHHDIKSPIASLVSALKMLAQEPEIPAKHRSMLETMGQSARDVLQLVQRSVALRRIEEGQFTPARERVNVMRLLGQVRTQTKRLRTLRSVSLSIHMHPDGEKRKRPDTRGDAPLLQSMLDNLIRNAVEAAPRESTVTVHVGNSHGVNITIHNQGTVPKAVRHRFFDKYATHGKTDGTGLGTYSAKLIAEAHGGKISMRTGQEHGTIVTVRLPVFGEA